A single genomic interval of Nonomuraea rubra harbors:
- a CDS encoding (2Fe-2S)-binding protein gives MRVSFVVNGREESADDVWEGESLLYVLRERLGLPGSKNACEQGECGSCTVYLDGVPVCACLVAAGQVEGRRVRTVEGLAEGDRLDPVQEAFVECGAVQCGFCTPGLIVQAHDLLERRPRPSDAEIREALAGNLCRCTGYEKILDAVRLAASRKEAR, from the coding sequence ATGCGTGTGAGCTTCGTCGTCAACGGCCGCGAGGAGAGCGCCGACGACGTCTGGGAGGGCGAGAGCCTGCTGTACGTGCTGCGCGAGCGCCTGGGCCTGCCCGGCTCCAAGAACGCATGCGAGCAGGGCGAGTGCGGCTCCTGCACGGTCTACCTGGACGGCGTGCCGGTCTGCGCCTGCCTGGTCGCCGCAGGGCAGGTGGAGGGGCGTCGGGTGCGTACCGTCGAGGGGCTCGCCGAGGGCGACCGGCTCGACCCGGTGCAGGAGGCGTTCGTGGAGTGCGGGGCGGTGCAGTGCGGCTTCTGCACGCCCGGGCTGATCGTGCAGGCGCACGACCTGCTCGAACGCCGCCCGCGCCCGTCCGACGCCGAGATCAGGGAGGCGCTGGCGGGCAACCTGTGCCGGTGCACCGGCTACGAGAAGATCCTGGACGCGGTACGCCTGGCCGCCTCCCGCAAGGAGGCCCGGTGA
- the pucL gene encoding factor-independent urate hydroxylase, protein MIVKLGANRYGKAETRLVHVLRDGPVHHVKDVNVSTSLSGDMEAAHLTGDNSAVLPTDTQKNTVYAFARQYGVGQIEEFALRLARHFVATQPSIRHARVTIEEYGWNRAGPHSFVRDGGEVRTCVVHHDEDGRSTVLSGLRELVVLNSTGSEFHGYITDEYTTLQPTTDRILATAVTARWRHTAPEASSYAKSYEEVRRCLIDAFAGTHSLSLQQTLYAMGERALTTCPEICEVRLSMPNRHHFAVDLSPFGLDNENEVFHAADRPYGLIEGGVLRDDAPDAGFAWE, encoded by the coding sequence ATGATCGTCAAGCTCGGCGCCAACCGCTACGGCAAGGCGGAGACCAGGCTCGTCCACGTCCTCAGGGACGGCCCCGTGCACCACGTCAAGGACGTCAACGTCAGCACCTCCCTGTCCGGCGACATGGAGGCCGCGCACCTGACCGGCGACAACTCGGCCGTCCTGCCGACCGACACCCAGAAGAACACCGTCTACGCCTTCGCCAGGCAGTACGGCGTCGGCCAGATCGAGGAGTTCGCCCTCCGCCTGGCCAGGCACTTCGTCGCCACGCAGCCCTCGATCCGGCACGCCAGGGTGACGATCGAGGAGTACGGCTGGAACCGCGCGGGCCCGCACTCGTTCGTGCGCGACGGCGGCGAGGTCCGCACCTGCGTCGTCCACCACGACGAGGACGGCCGCAGCACCGTGCTGTCCGGCCTCCGGGAGCTGGTGGTGCTGAACTCGACGGGCTCGGAGTTCCACGGCTACATCACCGACGAGTACACCACGCTCCAGCCGACCACCGACCGCATCCTGGCCACCGCCGTCACCGCCCGGTGGCGGCACACCGCGCCGGAAGCCTCCTCCTACGCGAAGTCGTACGAGGAGGTCAGGCGGTGCCTGATCGACGCGTTCGCCGGCACTCACAGCCTCTCGCTCCAGCAGACCCTGTACGCCATGGGCGAGCGCGCCCTGACCACCTGCCCGGAGATCTGCGAGGTCAGGCTGTCCATGCCGAACAGGCACCACTTCGCCGTGGACCTGTCGCCGTTCGGCCTGGACAACGAGAACGAGGTCTTCCACGCCGCCGACCGGCCGTACGGGCTGATCGAGGGCGGCGTGCTGCGCGACGACGCCCCCGACGCCGGATTCGCCTGGGAGTAG
- a CDS encoding EF-hand domain-containing protein, producing MTAELPDERLAELKIAFASIDTDGDGYISEAELKRHFPDLPAEALGAMSQEADSDQDGRYSFEEFVRTVS from the coding sequence GTGACGGCGGAACTCCCGGACGAGCGGCTGGCGGAGCTCAAGATTGCGTTCGCCTCGATCGACACCGACGGCGACGGCTACATCAGCGAGGCCGAGCTGAAGCGGCACTTCCCCGACCTCCCGGCGGAGGCGCTCGGCGCCATGAGCCAGGAGGCCGACTCCGACCAGGACGGCCGCTACTCCTTCGAGGAGTTCGTCCGCACGGTGTCCTGA
- the uraH gene encoding hydroxyisourate hydrolase gives MSFSTHVLDAVTGLPAAGLRVRLEHDGDVVAEGRTDDDGRIQGWNPGAGVHRVVFDTGAYLEDTFYPEVVVTFLITDPDRHHHVPLLLSPYAYSTYRGS, from the coding sequence GTGAGCTTCTCCACCCACGTGCTCGACGCCGTCACCGGCCTGCCGGCCGCCGGCCTGCGCGTACGCCTGGAGCACGACGGCGACGTCGTGGCCGAGGGCCGCACCGACGACGACGGCCGCATCCAGGGCTGGAACCCCGGCGCCGGCGTGCACCGGGTCGTCTTCGACACCGGGGCATACCTGGAGGACACCTTCTACCCGGAGGTCGTCGTCACCTTCCTGATCACCGACCCCGACCGGCACCACCACGTGCCGCTGCTGCTCAGCCCGTACGCCTACTCCACCTACCGAGGGAGCTGA
- a CDS encoding sensor histidine kinase, whose product MLTTVCVALCCLTFLLGYGLARAPWRGRAVPAEPCRADDATYTTLHLAAMAAPALRAGLDRDSARKAVRHLRTLLGTSAVAITSTEAALAWDGPCTDDVLTYARATLAAGRTQVFPGGPQGPDLGAVAVPLTVDGTVVGVLTAFDGEVSAALVRTVSEVGRWVSGQLELAELDASRRRAMEAEMRALRAQISPHFVYNALTTIASFVRTNPKRARELLLDFADFSRYALRRAHDFTTLADELTCVDRYLLLERARFGDKLRFSMQVAPEVLPVPVPFLCLQPLVENAIKHGMAGRGGPGEVRVVVRDAGPEAHITVEDDGAGMDPECARRMLDEDPAREGSGIGLANVDLRMRQIYGDGYGLVVETALGAGTKVRLRVPKTQLSSL is encoded by the coding sequence ATGCTGACCACCGTGTGCGTGGCGCTGTGCTGTCTGACCTTCCTCCTGGGCTACGGCCTCGCCCGCGCGCCGTGGCGCGGCCGGGCGGTGCCGGCGGAGCCATGCAGGGCGGACGACGCGACGTACACCACGCTGCACCTCGCCGCGATGGCGGCCCCGGCCCTGCGTGCGGGGCTCGACCGTGATTCCGCCCGCAAGGCCGTACGGCACCTGCGCACCCTGCTCGGCACCTCCGCCGTCGCGATCACCTCGACGGAGGCCGCGCTGGCGTGGGACGGGCCGTGCACCGACGACGTGCTCACCTACGCCCGCGCCACGCTGGCCGCCGGGCGGACCCAGGTGTTCCCCGGGGGGCCGCAGGGGCCGGACCTGGGGGCCGTGGCGGTGCCGCTGACGGTGGACGGCACCGTGGTGGGCGTGCTGACGGCCTTCGACGGCGAGGTGAGCGCCGCGCTGGTGCGTACCGTGAGCGAGGTCGGCCGCTGGGTCTCGGGCCAGCTGGAGCTGGCCGAGCTCGACGCCTCCAGGCGGCGCGCGATGGAGGCGGAGATGCGCGCCCTGCGCGCGCAGATCTCGCCGCACTTCGTCTACAACGCGCTCACCACGATCGCCTCGTTCGTCCGCACCAACCCCAAGCGCGCCCGCGAGCTGCTGCTCGACTTCGCCGACTTCTCCCGGTACGCGCTGCGCAGGGCGCACGACTTCACCACCCTGGCCGACGAGCTGACCTGCGTGGACCGCTACCTGCTGCTGGAACGTGCCCGCTTCGGCGACAAGCTGCGCTTCAGCATGCAGGTCGCCCCGGAGGTGCTGCCGGTGCCGGTGCCGTTCCTGTGCCTGCAGCCGCTGGTCGAGAACGCCATCAAGCACGGCATGGCCGGGCGCGGCGGCCCCGGCGAGGTGCGGGTCGTGGTGCGGGACGCCGGCCCCGAGGCGCACATCACGGTCGAGGACGACGGCGCGGGCATGGACCCCGAATGCGCCCGCCGCATGCTGGACGAGGACCCGGCACGCGAGGGCAGCGGCATCGGCCTGGCCAACGTGGACCTGCGCATGCGCCAGATCTACGGCGACGGCTACGGCCTGGTCGTGGAGACGGCGCTGGGCGCGGGCACGAAGGTGCGGCTGCGCGTGCCCAAGACGCAGCTTAGCTCTTTGTAG
- a CDS encoding deoxyribonuclease IV gives MTPTSLIGGHVSVTGGLATGGLKYMAEIGAEMIQVFVTNPRGWALTEGKPDQDAKLAESGVETFIHVPYLVNFGSPSPETLANSIAIVRHTLRRGVETGAKGVVVHTGSAVTQSRDDALRQLHDNLLPLLDEIPEGGPDLLLEPMAGQGAMLCATVQDLEPYLSALDWHPRACICLDTCHAFAAGHDLAAEGGVRETFDALHTIAPGRLRLIHANDSKDVCGAKKDRHENIGAGHIGAQPFADLMRHPAVAGVPICIETPGKAPKHAEDIALLKKLRDG, from the coding sequence ATGACCCCAACTTCCCTGATCGGCGGACACGTGTCCGTGACGGGCGGCCTGGCGACGGGCGGCCTCAAGTACATGGCCGAGATCGGCGCCGAGATGATCCAGGTCTTCGTCACCAACCCGCGCGGCTGGGCGCTCACCGAGGGCAAGCCCGACCAGGACGCGAAGCTGGCCGAGTCGGGCGTGGAGACGTTCATCCACGTGCCCTACCTGGTCAACTTCGGCTCGCCCAGCCCGGAGACGCTGGCCAACTCCATCGCGATCGTGCGCCACACGCTGCGCCGGGGGGTGGAGACCGGCGCCAAGGGGGTCGTGGTGCACACCGGCTCGGCGGTGACGCAGTCGCGTGACGACGCGCTGCGGCAGCTGCACGACAACCTGCTGCCGCTGCTCGACGAGATCCCCGAGGGCGGGCCCGACCTGCTGCTGGAGCCGATGGCGGGCCAGGGCGCGATGTTGTGCGCGACGGTTCAGGACCTCGAGCCCTACCTGTCGGCCCTCGACTGGCACCCGCGGGCCTGCATCTGCCTCGACACCTGCCACGCCTTCGCCGCCGGGCACGACCTGGCCGCCGAGGGCGGGGTGCGGGAGACGTTCGACGCGCTGCACACGATCGCGCCGGGGCGGCTCAGGCTGATCCACGCCAACGACTCCAAGGACGTGTGCGGCGCGAAGAAGGACCGCCACGAGAACATCGGGGCGGGGCACATCGGCGCGCAGCCGTTCGCCGACCTGATGCGGCACCCTGCGGTGGCCGGCGTGCCGATCTGCATCGAGACGCCGGGCAAGGCGCCCAAGCACGCCGAGGACATCGCGCTGCTGAAGAAGCTCAGGGACGGCTGA
- the uraD gene encoding 2-oxo-4-hydroxy-4-carboxy-5-ureidoimidazoline decarboxylase, producing MLTDFNARSPAEAEADLLACCASRAFAGKVAALRPYADAERLFDAAGAAVLELAWDDVLEALSAHPRIGERPGGAGREASWSRQEQSGVEDGLRAALAEGNRAYEERFGHVYLVCATGLTGAEMLARLRERLGNDEERERAVVRAELAAITRLRLSRLVGEEP from the coding sequence ATGCTCACCGACTTCAACGCCCGGTCCCCGGCCGAGGCCGAGGCGGACCTGCTGGCCTGCTGCGCCTCCCGCGCGTTCGCCGGGAAGGTGGCCGCGCTGCGGCCGTACGCCGACGCGGAGCGGCTGTTCGACGCCGCCGGGGCGGCGGTGCTGGAGCTCGCCTGGGACGACGTCCTGGAGGCGCTGAGCGCCCATCCCAGGATCGGGGAGCGGCCGGGCGGGGCCGGCAGGGAGGCGTCGTGGTCCCGCCAGGAGCAGTCGGGCGTGGAGGACGGCCTGCGCGCCGCGCTCGCCGAGGGCAACCGGGCCTACGAGGAGCGGTTCGGCCACGTCTACCTCGTCTGCGCCACCGGGCTCACCGGCGCCGAGATGCTGGCCAGGCTGCGCGAGCGGCTGGGCAACGACGAGGAGCGCGAGCGCGCGGTCGTCAGGGCCGAGCTGGCCGCCATCACCCGGCTGCGGCTGAGCAGGCTCGTGGGGGAGGAGCCGTGA
- a CDS encoding 8-oxoguanine deaminase, giving the protein MIIENVHVAPVAGPELESGYIRIEGDRIAEVAAGPAPEAPGVPRIDGTGCLATPGLVNTHHHLYQWASQGLAQDATLFEWLVALYEVWAAMDAEVVEGAATAGLSWLALSGCTTTSDHHYIFPKGRGDLLAAEIEAARAVGLRFHPARGSMDRGRSKGGLPPDEVVEELDDILSATAEAVDAYHDPSFSSMVRVAVAPCSPFSASAELMTESAALARAKGVRLHTHLAETLDEDEHCREQFGLRPVDYMQKLGWLGPDVWFAHAVHLSDHDIGRLAATGTGSAHCPSSNGRLGAGIARVSELLAHGANVGLGVDGSASSELTPLAGEMRQALLFQRARYGPRALTARQVLELATLGGARNLGRQDELGSLEPGKLADIALWRVDGPHTAAVADPVCALVFGPVPPLARVLVGGRTVVSDGELRTVPQDEAGRAGVRAQRRLARLARERGFTAPEQIH; this is encoded by the coding sequence GTGATCATCGAGAACGTCCACGTGGCCCCCGTCGCCGGCCCCGAGCTCGAATCCGGATACATCCGCATCGAGGGGGACCGGATCGCCGAGGTGGCGGCGGGGCCCGCACCCGAGGCCCCGGGAGTCCCCCGGATCGACGGCACCGGCTGCCTGGCCACCCCCGGCCTGGTCAACACCCACCACCACCTCTACCAGTGGGCCTCGCAGGGCCTGGCCCAGGACGCCACGCTGTTCGAGTGGCTGGTGGCGCTCTACGAGGTGTGGGCCGCCATGGACGCCGAGGTGGTCGAGGGCGCGGCCACCGCCGGGCTGAGCTGGCTGGCCCTGTCGGGCTGCACCACCACCAGCGACCACCACTACATCTTCCCCAAGGGCAGGGGCGACCTGCTGGCCGCCGAGATCGAGGCCGCCCGCGCCGTGGGGCTGCGCTTCCACCCGGCGCGCGGCTCCATGGACCGCGGCCGGTCCAAGGGCGGCCTGCCGCCGGACGAGGTGGTCGAGGAGCTGGACGACATCCTGAGCGCCACCGCCGAGGCCGTGGACGCCTACCACGACCCGTCGTTCTCCTCGATGGTGCGCGTGGCGGTCGCGCCGTGCTCGCCGTTCTCGGCCAGCGCCGAGCTGATGACCGAGTCGGCCGCGCTGGCCAGGGCGAAGGGCGTGCGGCTGCACACGCACCTGGCCGAGACCCTCGACGAGGACGAGCACTGCCGCGAGCAGTTCGGCCTGCGTCCCGTCGACTACATGCAGAAGCTGGGCTGGCTCGGCCCGGACGTGTGGTTCGCGCACGCCGTGCACCTCAGCGACCACGACATCGGCAGGCTGGCCGCCACCGGCACCGGCTCGGCGCACTGCCCCTCCTCCAACGGGCGGCTCGGCGCCGGCATCGCCCGCGTGTCGGAGCTGCTCGCACACGGCGCGAACGTGGGCCTCGGCGTCGACGGCAGCGCCTCCTCCGAGCTGACACCGCTGGCCGGCGAGATGCGGCAGGCCCTGCTGTTCCAGCGCGCCCGGTACGGGCCGCGCGCGCTCACCGCCCGGCAGGTCCTGGAGCTGGCCACCCTGGGCGGCGCCCGCAACCTGGGGCGTCAGGACGAGCTCGGCTCGCTGGAGCCCGGCAAGCTGGCCGACATCGCCCTGTGGCGGGTGGACGGTCCCCACACCGCCGCCGTCGCCGACCCCGTCTGCGCGCTCGTCTTCGGGCCCGTGCCGCCGCTGGCCAGGGTGCTGGTCGGCGGGCGCACGGTGGTGTCCGACGGCGAGCTGCGGACCGTCCCCCAGGACGAGGCGGGGCGGGCGGGGGTGCGGGCGCAGCGGCGGCTGGCGCGGCTGGCGCGGGAACGCGGCTTCACCGCCCCCGAACAGATCCACTAG
- a CDS encoding sodium:solute symporter family transporter, which produces MTVAVLTGIAYVLVLGIMVGAARPRRSSGASDFYVAARAVPPWWNGAAITSEFTSAAACLGTAGLIATRGSPMLWYPAGAAAGFVVILALVVAPLRRSGTYTLPDFAEWRLRSARLRRFTTCFVLLVGLAFLVAQLHAAGVVVRLLTGLPPWLGWAAVAAAALAVAFAGGLGSLTSVQAAQFWLKLAVFLGVGAVCWAMAGTSLVTGPVSGPVTWLEGAYRAGGGGLAGAGDPSLPGVLSVLVACALGVMGLPHVIVRVYTSGDGRGARRSIVATQVMLALFGVVPPLYGLLGSVHVRGAAADEIVLLLPARLLSGPVGDVLTGLLAAGAFAAFLATSGGVLVAVGGALSGCVPRPGVRSFRAAVLVVMLAGLALTMATGPGVSMALVLLGFCLSAATFCPMLVLGIWWRRLTDVGVAAGFVAGGGVTAVLVIAEQAGVKMGALTSCPAPVAVPVSFAAMMVISLVTPGRVPRVVGRMMTRMHVPEHLAGPLTYRSSRGADRWS; this is translated from the coding sequence ATGACCGTCGCGGTGCTGACCGGGATCGCCTACGTGCTGGTTCTGGGCATCATGGTGGGCGCCGCACGACCGCGCCGCTCCAGCGGCGCCTCCGACTTCTACGTGGCGGCCAGGGCGGTCCCTCCCTGGTGGAACGGCGCCGCGATCACGTCCGAGTTCACCTCGGCCGCCGCCTGCCTGGGCACGGCCGGGCTCATCGCCACGCGCGGCTCGCCGATGTTGTGGTATCCGGCGGGGGCCGCCGCGGGGTTCGTCGTCATCCTGGCCCTGGTGGTCGCGCCGCTGCGGCGGTCGGGGACGTACACGCTGCCCGACTTCGCCGAATGGCGGCTGCGCTCGGCGCGGCTGCGCCGGTTCACGACCTGCTTCGTGCTCCTCGTCGGGCTGGCGTTCCTGGTCGCCCAGCTGCACGCCGCAGGGGTGGTGGTGCGGCTGCTGACCGGGCTGCCGCCGTGGCTGGGCTGGGCGGCCGTCGCGGCGGCGGCGCTGGCCGTGGCGTTCGCCGGCGGGCTGGGGAGCCTGACGAGCGTGCAGGCCGCGCAGTTCTGGCTGAAGCTGGCCGTGTTCCTCGGGGTGGGGGCGGTGTGCTGGGCGATGGCCGGCACGTCGCTCGTCACCGGGCCTGTCAGCGGGCCGGTCACCTGGCTGGAGGGCGCCTACCGGGCCGGCGGCGGCGGGCTGGCGGGGGCCGGCGACCCGTCGCTGCCGGGAGTGCTGTCCGTGCTGGTGGCCTGCGCGCTGGGCGTGATGGGGCTGCCGCACGTGATCGTGCGCGTCTACACCAGCGGGGACGGGCGCGGCGCCCGCCGCTCGATCGTGGCCACGCAGGTCATGCTGGCCCTGTTCGGCGTCGTGCCGCCGCTGTACGGGCTCCTGGGCAGCGTTCACGTGCGGGGTGCCGCGGCGGACGAGATCGTGCTCCTGCTGCCCGCCAGGCTGCTCTCCGGGCCCGTGGGGGACGTGCTCACCGGGCTGCTGGCGGCGGGGGCGTTCGCGGCCTTCCTGGCCACCTCGGGCGGCGTGCTGGTGGCCGTCGGGGGCGCGCTGTCGGGGTGCGTGCCGCGGCCGGGGGTGCGCTCGTTCCGCGCGGCCGTGCTCGTCGTCATGCTGGCCGGGCTGGCCCTGACGATGGCCACGGGTCCTGGCGTGTCGATGGCGCTGGTGCTGCTGGGCTTCTGCCTCTCCGCCGCCACGTTCTGCCCGATGCTGGTGCTGGGCATCTGGTGGCGGCGGCTGACGGACGTGGGGGTCGCGGCCGGGTTCGTGGCCGGCGGGGGCGTGACGGCGGTGCTGGTGATCGCGGAGCAGGCGGGCGTGAAGATGGGCGCGCTGACTTCCTGCCCCGCCCCGGTGGCGGTGCCGGTCTCCTTTGCCGCCATGATGGTGATATCCCTGGTCACACCGGGTCGGGTGCCGCGGGTGGTGGGGCGGATGATGACCAGGATGCATGTGCCCGAACATCTTGCGGGCCCCCTGACCTACCGCTCGTCGCGTGGCGCCGACCGCTGGTCGTAA
- a CDS encoding FAD binding domain-containing protein, which yields MDFLRPTTWEEALAAKADQPESVPIQGGTDVMVEINFDVRRPPALLDLNQVAELREWSMTGGLCRVGAGVPYAVVVDELGGPLPGLAQASRTVGSPQIRNRGTVGGNLGAASPAGDSHPPLLAAGAAVEVESRERGVRMIPAAEFYRGVKRSALEPDELIRAVHVPPATGPQYFSKVGTRNAMVIAVCSFAIALHPGERRVGTGLGSAAPTPRRALEAEELLAAELDWEAPLTPALARRFGELCARAAAPIDDVRGTAAYRVHAIGVLARRTLAWAWNDHLEKRAA from the coding sequence ATGGACTTTCTGCGCCCCACGACGTGGGAGGAGGCGCTGGCCGCCAAGGCGGACCAGCCGGAGTCGGTGCCCATCCAGGGCGGCACCGACGTGATGGTGGAAATCAACTTCGACGTGCGCAGGCCGCCCGCGCTGCTCGACCTCAACCAGGTGGCCGAGCTGCGTGAATGGTCGATGACCGGCGGGTTGTGCCGGGTGGGGGCCGGGGTGCCGTACGCGGTGGTCGTCGACGAGCTCGGCGGCCCGCTGCCGGGGCTCGCGCAGGCGTCGCGCACGGTCGGCTCGCCGCAGATCCGCAACCGCGGCACGGTCGGCGGCAACCTGGGCGCGGCCTCGCCCGCCGGCGACAGCCATCCGCCGCTGCTGGCGGCCGGGGCGGCGGTCGAGGTGGAGTCGCGCGAGCGGGGCGTCAGGATGATCCCGGCCGCCGAGTTCTACCGCGGGGTCAAGCGCAGCGCGCTGGAGCCGGACGAGCTGATCAGGGCCGTGCACGTGCCGCCCGCCACCGGGCCGCAGTACTTCTCCAAGGTCGGCACGCGCAACGCCATGGTGATCGCGGTGTGCTCGTTCGCGATCGCGCTGCACCCGGGCGAGCGGCGGGTCGGCACCGGGCTCGGCTCGGCCGCGCCCACCCCGCGCCGCGCCCTGGAGGCCGAGGAGCTGCTGGCCGCCGAGCTCGACTGGGAGGCGCCGCTCACGCCCGCGCTGGCCAGGCGCTTCGGGGAGCTGTGCGCGCGGGCCGCCGCGCCGATCGACGACGTGCGCGGCACCGCCGCCTACCGCGTGCACGCCATCGGCGTGCTGGCCCGGCGCACGCTCGCCTGGGCCTGGAACGACCACCTGGAGAAGAGGGCCGCCTGA
- a CDS encoding winged helix DNA-binding domain-containing protein, with the protein MRISQAQRRARLGTRHLLAGKAATPEEAAAAVVALHGTDPATVFLSAGARLTAPGPEPVERALYADRTLVRMTGMRRTVFVVPSELVPVVHHSSALAIARRERASVLKTFGEGGWDEARLKDVEASVLRLLAESGDATAAELGRLEPRLREQVRVAVGKPYEGVVSIGSRLLALMAMDGLLVRRARAGGTWVSGTHYWGLAPEMAELAAHEAQAELVTRWLAAFGPGTEADLKWWTGWTLKDVRRALSAAGAVAVELDEGTGYVLPGDGEETAVPEPWAALLPALDPTPMGWQARDWYLPPEHRAELFDRNGNVGPTVWWDGRVVGGWAQRPDGEIVWRLLEDAGGQAVAAIEAEAAGLAAWLGEVRVTPRFRTPLERELSRP; encoded by the coding sequence GTGCGGATTTCTCAAGCCCAGCGTCGAGCCCGGCTCGGAACCAGGCACCTGCTGGCGGGCAAGGCGGCCACCCCGGAGGAGGCGGCGGCGGCCGTGGTGGCGCTGCACGGCACGGACCCTGCGACGGTGTTCCTGTCGGCGGGCGCGCGCCTGACCGCGCCGGGCCCCGAGCCGGTCGAGCGGGCCCTGTACGCGGACCGCACGCTGGTGCGGATGACCGGCATGCGGCGCACGGTGTTCGTGGTGCCGTCGGAGCTGGTGCCGGTCGTGCACCATTCCTCGGCGCTGGCCATCGCCCGCAGGGAGCGCGCGTCGGTGCTGAAGACGTTCGGCGAGGGCGGCTGGGACGAGGCGCGGCTGAAGGACGTGGAGGCGTCCGTGCTGCGGCTGCTGGCGGAGTCGGGCGACGCGACGGCGGCCGAGCTGGGCAGGCTGGAGCCGCGGCTGCGGGAGCAGGTCAGGGTGGCCGTGGGCAAGCCGTACGAGGGCGTGGTGAGCATCGGCTCGCGGCTGCTGGCCCTGATGGCGATGGACGGCCTGCTCGTACGGCGGGCCCGCGCGGGCGGCACCTGGGTCAGCGGCACCCACTACTGGGGCCTGGCGCCGGAGATGGCCGAGCTGGCCGCGCACGAGGCGCAGGCGGAGCTGGTGACCCGGTGGCTGGCGGCGTTCGGGCCCGGCACGGAGGCCGACCTGAAGTGGTGGACCGGCTGGACGCTCAAGGACGTGCGCCGGGCCTTGTCCGCCGCCGGCGCGGTGGCCGTGGAGCTGGACGAGGGCACCGGTTACGTGCTGCCGGGCGACGGCGAGGAGACCGCCGTGCCCGAGCCCTGGGCGGCGCTGCTGCCCGCGCTCGACCCGACCCCGATGGGCTGGCAGGCCCGCGACTGGTACCTGCCGCCGGAGCACCGGGCCGAGCTGTTCGACCGCAACGGCAACGTGGGCCCGACGGTGTGGTGGGACGGCCGGGTGGTGGGCGGCTGGGCGCAGCGGCCGGACGGCGAGATCGTCTGGCGGCTGCTGGAGGACGCGGGCGGGCAGGCCGTGGCCGCGATCGAGGCCGAGGCGGCCGGGCTGGCCGCCTGGCTCGGCGAGGTCAGGGTCACTCCCCGCTTCCGCACCCCCTTGGAGCGGGAGCTGTCGCGCCCCTGA
- a CDS encoding LytR/AlgR family response regulator transcription factor, which translates to MLRVLAVDDEVPALEELAYLLRQDDRIEHVTTAADGVTALQDMVQMIGGGERLDGVFLDIRMPGLDGLDLARLVGGFPSPPRLVFVTAHEECAVQAFELEAVDYLLKPVRAERLSEAVRRLEAATNPAPEPGQDDVIPVELGGRTRFVPQQAVWFAEAKGDYVRLHTVDGSYLVRMSLAALERRWSDAGFIRIHRSTLVSGRHVSELRFEGGRVTLTVGTETLQVSRRHSRQVREQLVRQHRGVIS; encoded by the coding sequence ATGCTGAGAGTCCTGGCCGTTGACGACGAAGTGCCTGCTCTGGAGGAGCTCGCCTACCTGCTGCGCCAGGACGACCGAATCGAACACGTCACGACCGCGGCCGACGGCGTCACGGCGCTGCAGGACATGGTCCAGATGATCGGCGGCGGCGAGCGGCTCGACGGGGTGTTCCTCGACATCCGCATGCCCGGCCTCGACGGCCTCGACCTGGCCAGGCTGGTCGGCGGCTTCCCCAGCCCGCCCAGGCTGGTGTTCGTCACGGCGCACGAGGAGTGCGCGGTGCAGGCGTTCGAGCTGGAGGCGGTCGACTACCTGCTCAAGCCCGTCAGGGCCGAGCGCCTGTCCGAGGCGGTGCGCAGGCTGGAGGCCGCCACCAACCCGGCGCCCGAGCCGGGCCAGGACGACGTGATCCCGGTCGAGCTGGGCGGGCGCACCAGGTTCGTGCCGCAGCAGGCCGTCTGGTTCGCCGAGGCCAAGGGCGACTACGTGCGCCTGCACACGGTCGACGGCAGCTACCTGGTGCGCATGTCGCTGGCCGCGCTGGAGCGGCGCTGGTCGGATGCCGGGTTCATCCGCATCCACCGCAGCACGCTCGTCTCGGGCCGGCACGTCAGCGAGCTCAGGTTCGAGGGCGGGCGGGTGACGCTGACCGTCGGCACCGAGACGCTGCAGGTCAGCAGGAGACACAGCCGCCAGGTGCGCGAGCAGCTCGTGCGCCAGCACAGGGGAGTGATCTCGTGA